GTTCAAATCGAATGAAAGCATTAGCAAGATCGTATATCTGCTGGCCGAGTTTGGACATGACGTTGGAAGAATTGtgcaagaaatgtgaaatttgTCAAAGTCAGAAGAATAAACTGCCTGCTGGTATTCCTCATCCATGGATGTATCCCACAGCACCTTGGGAGAGTTCACGCAGATTTCGCAGAGTTGGAAGGTCAACATTATCTTATTATGATTGACGCTTATTCGAAATGGTTGGAGGTGCATGAAATGGGCACTAGTACAACGGCTAGTAGAGGTGATGAGGCGAGTTTTCAGTTTTCATGGCATTCCAAGACGATTGGTGACAGATAATGGTCCACAAGTCAGGTCAGTAGAATTTCAGGAGTTCATGAAGGGAAATGGTGTCAAACACCAACTCACCCCTCCGTATCACCCATCGAGCAATGGACAAGCAGAACGAGCAGTTCAAATCTTCAAGAGATCTATGGAGGCACGACCTAAAGGACGTACTATTCGACATCAAATATCTATACTACTGCTGCAGTATAGGTCGACTTCAAATACCTCAACAAGAAAAACGCCATCCGAATTGCTAATGAAGAGAGTCTTACGAACAAGACTAAGCCTTGTTAAACCTACAGTTGGAGGAGAGATtcgagacagacaggagagccAAACAGAAGCTGCATCCAGAAATCGTGAGATATTACCTGgagaatcagtggcagtatGGAACCCAAGACAAGATAGTCGGGGACGATGGCTTTCTGTAACAGTAGTTCAGAATCTGGGACCGAGCAACTATCTTGTAAACGTGAATGGTCAGGCTAGGTATGTTCATGTAGACCATATATTACATCGTGATATCAGAAGTTTTCCACAGGATGTACATCAGGAGCAAGCTTCCAATACTCGTGATAGTACAGCGACTTTGATTCCACCGCAAGCTGGAAACTATTCCGAAGTCAGTGCTGAGAAGACAATGTCATCAACAGACTCTACCAGGGAAGACTCGGTGCCAACTACTCCTAGCCACCCTGAGTTAACAGAGACACAGTCGGAACAGACTGATAACATGCCAACAAAGAAACCAATTGAAAAGTCAACAGAGAGAAAATCGACAATATCCCACAAGGAACAATAGCAGACCCCAAGAGATATCGAGAGATTTAGTGGAAGGGagtgtagtagagtaagggacaatgggactacccctagtactcattagcatactGATAGAATATGACACTATATAGTACTGTGGCATGTGGTTAGCCAGTCTTGTGTAGTCTGGTGTAGTATTGCGTAgacactgtaagcgagctgcaatagaaccaATATATATAGTCAGTAACGACACAAcactcaccaaatactaaaacttgttgaaagaaagatacaaggcctggtatcttcctgcaggaaacctacggtccagacagccacagaagcagagaatcggcaacgagttgttcagatgattccccgtatgtacacaaGTCTGACTCTctcgaagtaactactttaggtttaacttaaccataccaagtacTCCTAACACGcccaaaattcagcgagacatgatctataaactaatctaagaagggtctccttctgaggcTCCACgattgtattgacacagtcgatacttgcgtaTAAcattggggtcccagtttgctttagtcaataaatcacaacttgacaccatatgtctcacaatccttaccttgaaatgtgcacagatatcggtcttccttgctaaccaacaatcagagttacgctcatgcaacatacgggtactaaacacgcccacgcaaGTAATTTTATGCTTTATTTCTGCGTTAAGGTAAACTtttgcagtaaacggttgcaaagggttgtgtcatgaagtcacagctttcatctgagagatagttgatatTGGagagagttcccctttaaccAATTACTgttaaaccaatcagaatttacaacaaACATTCCGGTTGTAAGTAGCTGATTGGCTTAAAggctatttccaaaatcattcTAAAGTCCATTCCAGCACTataggtgcagtgtgggaaaGTGTACTAGATCTTGGTATCTCCGCCGCGGAGAGATATGGCCGGATCGACTCTTGAGCCTACTACTATCCCAGGAACTGATACCTCCCGAACGTACGTGAGGAGGTGGAGACACTGGTGTAGATTAGCTAACAGTCAGAATGTTGCTCAAATACAAGCTTCCTGAATACAACATAGGCAGCTAAAGAGTAGATTTCATCACCCTAATACTTGCATTCCTTTAGAACACACTAGACAGCGAACTAGACACGTCTCCAGAGTCACAAGCGAACTCAATTCAGAGCTTGAGGATACATCTGCATCTACTTTTGTCAGCAGCATTTCAGATTTCTGCAGCTATTCTAGAATGCCACAAGCTTGTAAATGaatgtttacattgtgtttagcaGACGTCATTGACGTAGCTAggcttcaattttctattttttccACTAGACAGTCCTAGCTGACAAAGTCCTCACacacaattcccacactgcacctattgttGGAATGGACTTTTAGTACAGTATGCGTTCTGAtacgtgtacagtacgtaTTATACAGGGGCGCCGGAAGCAAACGAACACTGGTACggcctaacgtgcgctaaagggcgtggctaCTCACGTGATTATTCGCAAGAGACGTTGCAGCCATGACAGAAACTGTCACGCCGACAATATCCGGGTATCATGCCTCGGACTGCATCCCGTTTGTGTCCACATTTTACTTCTCTTTTTAAATTACGTCATAATCATAAACTGGGCTGCCGATaacaaaaaatattaattatttaattagctataTCATTAGACCGGAAGTTTGCGGCAAACAGTGTCTGGCGGAAGCACATACTTTGAAAACTGGTCCGGCCATGGCTGGACCAGCCAGACCGGCTCCGGCACCCCTGGACTATAGACTACAGTGGAGTCTGCTTAACTCGAACCTTCAACGGACCATGATAACAGTTCTACTTAAACGAAATTCTACTTATCAGAAAAGCTCCTCGAGCTCTTTTCTTGTTCAAGTCCGTCTTTCCTCCGTAGAAAAGCCTTTGGTATCTGTCTTTATCACGAAGTATAGTCGACAGCGTGTTTGGCGCTATTCCAAAGTCGCTCgcaatttctttctttctctttccacCACTTTCAACGCACTGTATCAACTCAATCTTTCTCTTAAGCGACAGCGTTACCAACTTTCGAGAGCTCGAACGATAACGTTCTGATGTATGTTCTGTCGACATGTCTGGACACAGACGACGTCTGATGCAGTACAACCACGTGCCGCAGTGACGTGATCATTTCTTCAAGTTACCCGGACATTTCTCATGCACGGGTCTGCTGCATTGATCGAGATAGGCGAAACTTCGACTTACGCAAATTCGACTTACCAGGAACTCTTTGTATTACTTCGATCGGCATTCAACCGGGACCAAGAGAATCCTTCGCGCTATCCGGAAGTTCGACTTACGCGAGTTCGACTTATGTGGACTCCACTGTAatcgcgcgcttcgcgcgctttctggtctggaagttcgaggccaTTCAAAAACTATTTGactgtagcgtgcgttaagtTTGCTccttaacgtgcgttagactGCTTCGCTTCTAATTTGCTTCCGACGTCACTGAGAGCTGCTACCCATTTAAAAGTTACGAAGATGCACAAGACGAATTCATTATTGCCATGCACGTTgaggtacactgtacactagtctcttgcacaacCCGTTTAACGCGCGCGAGGAGCGGAGAGAAGGCGGTGCCCGCGCGTGAAATGCAAAATAGTCACGTGTCTGTTGAGTACATTGCATAGCTTggtaattagctaattagcatTTGACCTCTATTGGCATCCTGTCCTGTATCAATTAGCTAGCCAGAAGTCGTGCGGCGTTTCGGCAACTCGGGACAACTCTCTGACAGTTACAGCTAAAGCAAGCTAGGAATCGGTACTCTCACGATTTACAGCTGGAACTCTCTACTTACCGCAATTCTATCGGCGGCCACATGCAAGTAGCTGTGTACGTAACGTAGCTAGACTGTCATTCTTCTACGAGGAGCTTGCTCTATACAACAGGTTTGATCATTGGAGTGCTTGATAATTTAATGCATTGTTCAGGAACGGATCAATATGGCTGTTTATCACTTGTTCATCTCGATCTCTAGCTAGCTTCTACGATAGGCTCGCGATCGATCGTGTAACGTTGACATTTGCATTCCGTTACACTGCAGCCTTACTGTAACATCACAACCTTTATCTAGTATAGGGTCGTTCAAAACATACAAAAGTTCTTGGAAATTTCCAGAGGACAGAAGTATTTCATTGGTCAGTGGTGTCGCTAGAGTTACGCTAGCCACGCCCTTTGCGGGCTAATTTTAGCGGCGCTATTAGTAGAGTCTCGTGTaacctagcctcgtacccaggctttcttgcgcgcccggagaagagtgcctggtacacgttgtattcgcatgcgcgcataaattagaaggaaatcgtggtaatgtctgcacgcatgcggaaccggcgttgtttagaatctcgagccgataatgtcgcgcgcaatgagacccaatttggcaaatggtgaaggcagagcttctggttttgatatggCGTTGCACTATGCTCTAGGCAAGCttaatgtagagctgaaggagcagcagcgtgTTGTCGTAGAGCACATCTACAACGGAAACGACGTGTTCATctggcttcctacaggatacggtaaatcgctgtgctatcaacTTATACCGTCTAGGGTTGACTGTAA
The sequence above is drawn from the Corticium candelabrum chromosome 8, ooCorCand1.1, whole genome shotgun sequence genome and encodes:
- the LOC134183679 gene encoding uncharacterized protein K02A2.6-like — translated: MRRVFSFHGIPRRLVTDNGPQVRSVEFQEFMKGNGVKHQLTPPYHPSSNGQAERAVQIFKRSMEARPKGRTIRHQISILLLQYRSTSNTSTRKTPSELLMKRVLRTRLSLVKPTVGGEIRDRQESQTEAASRNREILPGESVAVWNPRQDSRGRWLSVTVVQNLGPSNYLVNVNGQARYVHVDHILHRDIRSFPQDVHQEQASNTRDSTATLIPPQAGNYSEVSAEKTMSSTDSTREDSVPTTPSHPELTETQSEQTDNMPTKKPIEKSTERKSTISHKEQ